The following proteins come from a genomic window of Melospiza georgiana isolate bMelGeo1 chromosome 3, bMelGeo1.pri, whole genome shotgun sequence:
- the SLC30A3 gene encoding probable proton-coupled zinc antiporter SLC30A3, whose translation MEPPTGTESARLVSPRGGRADGSLRLKSLFTGSGDPSAPAAPDPRCRCSPPSPSPGQGRLQARRQLSVACAVCCLFMVGEVIGGYLAHSLAIMTDAAHLLTDVGSMSVSLFSLWVSSRPPTKTMTFGWHRSETLGALASVLSIWVVTAALVYLAAARIISNDYEIEARAMLATSACAVGVNLVMAYILHQSPAGHGHGTGAYERLESSGCCQPSPVPGSTSVRAAFVHVVGDLLQSVSVLVAATIIYFKPQCKIADPISTLFFSVFVLGSTITILRDVFMVLMEGAPRGLHFDAVKEALLGARGVRGVHDLHLWALTLNHAAVSVHVAVDAGADTEMVLQEVTARLQSRFGFALCTVQVEQHQEESAGCAHCQDPRT comes from the exons ACCGAGAGCGCCCGCCTGGTCAGCCCGCGGGGCGGCCGCGCCGACGGCAGCCTGCGCCTCAAGAG TCTCTTCACAGGCTCTGGAGACCCCTCAGCACCGGCGGCCCCAGACCCGCGCTGCCGCTGCAGCCCCCCgagccccagccccgggcagggccgcCTCCAGGCCCGCCGGCAGCTGAGCGTCGCCTGCGCCGTCTGCTGCCTCTTCATGGTCGGGGAGGTGATAG GCGGATACCTGGCACACAGCCTGGCCATCATGACGGACGCGGCCCACCTGCTGACGGACGTGGGCAGCATGTCcgtcagcctcttctccctctgggtgtccagcCGCCCGCCCACCAAGACCATGACCTTCGGCTGGCACCGCTCGG AGACGCTGGGTGCGCTGGCTTCTGTGCTCTCCATCTGGGTTGTGACCGCGGCCCTGGTCTACCTGGCGGCCGCCCGCATCATCAGCAACGACTACGAGATCGAGGCGCGAGCCATGCTGGCCACGTCTGCCTGTGCTGTTGGTGTCAATCTGGT CATGGCCTACATCCTGCACCAGTCCCCCGCTGGCCACGGCCATGGCACAGGAGCCTACGAGCGGCTGGAGAGCTcagggtgctgccagcccagccccgtgCCTGGCAGCACCAGTGTGCGGGCAGCCTTCGTCCACGTGGTGGGTGACCTGCTGCAGAGCGTCAGCGTCCTCGTGGCTGCCACCATCATCTACTTCAAG ccccagtgcaAGATCGCAGACCCCATCAGCACCCTCTTCTTCTCCGTCTTCGTCCTCGGCTCCACCATCACCATCCTCAGAGACGTCTTCATGGTCCTCATGGAAG gggccCCACGAGGGCTGCACTTCGACGCGGTGAAGGAGGCGCTGCTGGGAGCCCGCGGCGTGCGGGGCGTGCACGACCTGCACCTCTGGGCGCTGACGCTGAACCACGCCGCCGTGTCGGTGCACGTGGCAGTGG ATGCCGGCGCTGACACGGagatggtgctgcaggaggtCACTGCCCGGCTCCAGAGCAGGTTTGGCTTTGCCCTGTGCACGGTACAAgtggagcagcaccaggaggagTCAGCAGGCTGCGCCCACTGCCAGGACCCCCGAACCTGA